In Oryza glaberrima chromosome 8, OglaRS2, whole genome shotgun sequence, the following are encoded in one genomic region:
- the LOC127782757 gene encoding DIBOA-glucoside dioxygenase BX6-like, with protein MATVSGTDRLRDLQAFDETKAGVKGLVDAGVTTIPYFFRHPPDPLPVASPSEAAAAIPLIDLAKADVDRDHVVSQVMAAAETVGFFQVVNHGVAGELMDAMLAAVRRFNEEPLEAKVPYYTRDVASKVRFSSNFDLFHSPAANWRDTLVMEMWPEAPSPQEIPPPCRGVLEEYAAAARRLGERLLELLSEGLGLPAGYLGRDAGCTDGLSVAANYYPACPEPEATMGATKHADPSFLTVLLQDTSGGLQALLDQPRRRWVDVPPVAGALVVNVGDFLQLVSNDRLRSVEHRVLPTGAAGPARVSVACFFRVEYASTRPYVPVVVGGGGARAAAVYRGTTAGEFLAHFNGKGLDGRSALDHFRIPAAASSPPPPPPPL; from the coding sequence ATGGCCACCGTCTCCGGCACCGATCGCCTCCGCGACCTCCAGGCCTTCGACGAAACCAAGGCCGGTGTCAAGGgcctcgtcgacgccggcgtcaCCACCATCCCCTACTTCTTCCGCCACCCGCCCGACCCACTCCCCGTCGCCTCGCCGTccgaggccgcggcggccatcCCGCTCATCGACCTCGCCAAGGCCGACGTCGACCGTGACCACGTCGTCTCACAGGTGATGGCGGCAGCCGAGACGGTCGGCTTCTTCCAGGTGGTCAACCATGGCGTCGCCGGGGAGCTGATGGATGCGATGCtcgcggcggtgcggcgctTCAACGAGGAGCCCCTGGAGGCGAAGGTGCCCTACTACACCAGGGACGTCGCCAGCAAGGTCCGGTTCAGCTCCAACTTCGACCTGTTCCATTCGCCGGCGGCCAACTGGCGCGACACGTTGGTGATGGAGATGTGGCCGgaggcgccgtcgccgcaggaGATCCCGCCGCCGTGCAGGGGCGTGTTGGAGGagtacgccgccgcggcgcggcggctcggggaaCGGCTGCTGGAGCTGCTGTCGGAGGGGCTGGGCCTCCCTGCGGGGTACCTCGGCCGCGACGCCGGGTGCACGGACGGGCTGAGCGTGGCAGCGAACTACTACCCGGCGTGCCCGGAGCCGGAGGCGACGATGGGCGCGACCAAGCACGCCGACCCCAGCTTCCTCACCGTGCTGCTGCAGGACACCTCCGGCGGCCTGCAGGCGCTGCTGgaccagccgcggcggcggtgggtggacGTGCCCCCGGTGGCCGGCGCGCTGGTGGTGAACGTCGGCGACTTCCTCCAGCTGGTGTCGAACGACCGGCTCCGGAGCGTGGAGCACCGTGTGCtgcccaccggcgccgccgggccGGCTCGCGTGTCGGTGGCGTGCTTCTTCCGCGTCGAGTACGCGTCGACGAGGCCGTACGTcccggtcgtcgtcggcggcggcggggcgcgggcggcggcggtgtacaGGGGCACGACGGCGGGGGAGTTCCTGGCGCACTTCAACGGCAAGGGGCTCGACGGCCGGTCGGCGCTGGACCACTTCAggattccggcggcggcgtcgtctcctcctcctcctcctcctccactgtAG